Proteins encoded in a region of the Planococcus shixiaomingii genome:
- the dacB gene encoding D-alanyl-D-alanine carboxypeptidase/D-alanyl-D-alanine endopeptidase, with translation MEKMNNAANIESAGTSFYTSLQDAADEISLDNRLAGTTFSLAIRHAETGKLIYGKNEEIGVTPASSLKILTTAAALETLGENYRFSTAVLMDGYIDKETLHGNLYLRGQGDPTLRRLDLDNFAAILKKHGVKKITGNLIGDDTWFDAVQLSPGISKDDESYYYAARVSALNLSPNTDFDTGAIKVDAKPSRVGQPAKIIMGPDAEFMEVDNQSITVTRGEIDTLVVEREWNTNKIIVTGKVPLGSPGTKEWITVPQPTMYTLYNFKFALVEQHIHFSETSNILIGKVPGDAQLLVSKNSMPLKKLLLPFMKLSNNSHAEVLAKEMGKVVFGDGSWESGLLVMKNFLGSAGLATDQWIFEDASGMSHANKIAASELTKLLYLVRSRPWFPHFLKSLPVAGAPERLVGGTLRKRFKGTASTANVLAKTGTLTEVSSLSGYAKTKDGEWLVFAFLTQDSSVPTIPTIDRLVEAITRSRRQIR, from the coding sequence ATGGAGAAGATGAATAACGCAGCAAATATCGAATCGGCAGGTACTTCTTTTTATACTTCATTGCAGGATGCAGCTGATGAAATTTCACTTGACAACAGGCTAGCAGGAACAACTTTCAGCCTCGCTATTCGGCATGCAGAAACAGGAAAGCTCATCTATGGAAAAAACGAGGAGATTGGCGTGACTCCTGCGTCTTCGTTGAAAATCTTAACCACGGCGGCCGCGCTGGAAACACTTGGCGAAAACTATCGCTTTTCTACTGCTGTATTGATGGACGGTTATATCGACAAAGAAACATTGCATGGAAACCTCTATCTCCGTGGACAAGGCGATCCGACGCTGCGCAGGTTGGATTTAGACAATTTCGCGGCCATTTTAAAAAAGCATGGCGTGAAAAAAATCACCGGAAACTTAATCGGAGACGATACATGGTTTGATGCTGTTCAATTGTCTCCCGGTATTTCAAAAGATGACGAATCTTATTATTATGCGGCCCGTGTATCAGCTTTGAATCTTTCTCCAAACACCGACTTTGATACAGGTGCCATTAAAGTCGATGCAAAGCCTTCACGTGTCGGCCAGCCGGCGAAAATAATCATGGGGCCTGATGCTGAATTTATGGAAGTGGACAACCAGTCCATAACCGTTACGCGAGGCGAAATTGATACATTAGTTGTTGAGCGGGAATGGAATACAAACAAAATCATCGTTACCGGAAAAGTTCCGCTTGGAAGTCCCGGGACAAAAGAATGGATAACCGTTCCACAACCAACTATGTATACGCTATATAATTTCAAGTTTGCTTTGGTCGAACAGCACATCCATTTTTCTGAAACGTCTAACATACTAATCGGCAAAGTTCCTGGTGATGCCCAACTGCTGGTTTCAAAAAATTCCATGCCTCTTAAAAAGCTGCTCCTTCCGTTCATGAAACTTAGCAACAATTCGCATGCCGAAGTATTAGCGAAAGAAATGGGGAAAGTGGTCTTTGGAGATGGCAGCTGGGAATCTGGTCTTCTCGTTATGAAGAACTTTTTAGGTTCAGCCGGTTTGGCGACAGACCAATGGATATTTGAAGATGCTTCCGGTATGTCCCACGCCAATAAAATTGCCGCTTCTGAATTGACCAAACTGCTTTATCTTGTGCGCTCCCGTCCCTGGTTTCCTCATTTTCTAAAAAGCTTGCCGGTTGCAGGAGCGCCGGAGCGATTAGTCGGCGGTACATTGCGAAAGCGATTTAAAGGCACTGCTTCCACAGCCAACGTACTGGCAAAAACCGGGACATTGACTGAAGTCAGTTCGCTTTCTGGCTATGCGAAAACAAAAGATGGAGAATGGCTGGTTTTCGCTTTTCTCACACAGGATTCTTCAGTTCCGACCATTCCAACCATCGATCGTTTAGTTGAAGCGATAACAAGGTCACGACGCCAAATTCGCTGA
- a CDS encoding protein-L-isoaspartate(D-aspartate) O-methyltransferase codes for MNSRRKEITAYFEEMDRSFFMDTHKEFAGLDQALPIGYEQTISQPSLVLEMTVALDLQPESKVLEIGTGSGFQTALLAEFSQTVYTVERIEDLHVRAKERLAEAGFANIYFKLADGSFGWSEHAPYDRIMVTAAASKVPEELIEQLSNGGKMVIPVGSPMVQELRLIAKDADGKLTSKVLNKVVFVRLKGKYE; via the coding sequence ATGAATAGCCGGAGAAAAGAAATTACCGCTTATTTCGAGGAGATGGACCGAAGCTTTTTTATGGATACCCATAAAGAGTTTGCCGGTTTGGATCAGGCACTTCCCATTGGCTACGAGCAAACAATATCCCAGCCTTCGCTCGTTCTAGAAATGACCGTGGCTTTAGATTTACAGCCCGAATCAAAAGTGCTGGAAATCGGGACAGGCTCAGGTTTTCAAACGGCACTGCTGGCAGAGTTTTCCCAAACTGTCTATACCGTTGAACGAATTGAAGATTTGCATGTCCGCGCAAAAGAACGGCTGGCGGAGGCGGGATTTGCCAATATCTATTTTAAACTGGCCGATGGCAGCTTCGGATGGAGTGAACACGCGCCATATGACCGAATCATGGTCACTGCTGCCGCTTCTAAAGTTCCAGAAGAACTTATTGAGCAGCTGAGCAATGGAGGAAAGATGGTCATCCCAGTCGGCAGCCCGATGGTCCAGGAATTGCGGTTGATTGCAAAAGACGCTGACGGCAAGCTTACTTCCAAAGTTTTGAACAAAGTCGTTTTTGTGCGGCTAAAAGGAAAATATGAATAG
- a CDS encoding cytochrome c oxidase assembly protein — MHHSEHAEKMAIEPLYAVVLLTGWILYLAAVFVSSKKHRPWPVYRSFLWSAGILCIMLALIGPLANLAHSNFIAHMAGHLLLGMLAPLLLVLAAPITLLLRTLSVPSARRLARLLKSRILFYLTHPITAAVLNIGGLWVLYTTDLYVYMHQNQLIATVVHLHIFLAGYLFTAALIYLDPMPHPFSFVYRSVVWILALAGHGILSKYIYANPPNGVSRAEAEAGGMLMYYGGDAIELLIIVILCAQWYKVTRPRIVA, encoded by the coding sequence ATGCATCATTCTGAACATGCAGAAAAAATGGCAATCGAACCTCTATACGCAGTGGTGCTGCTGACGGGTTGGATTCTCTATCTGGCAGCTGTTTTTGTATCCTCGAAAAAGCATCGGCCATGGCCGGTTTATCGATCGTTCTTATGGAGTGCAGGAATTTTGTGCATAATGCTGGCGTTGATTGGCCCTTTGGCAAATCTTGCGCATTCGAACTTCATCGCCCATATGGCAGGGCATTTGCTGCTTGGCATGCTGGCGCCGCTTCTTTTGGTGCTTGCTGCTCCAATAACGCTTCTATTGAGAACACTAAGCGTCCCTTCCGCTAGGCGCCTTGCACGGTTATTAAAAAGCAGAATCCTCTTCTATCTCACTCATCCGATTACGGCTGCGGTTCTCAATATCGGGGGCCTTTGGGTTCTTTATACAACCGATTTGTATGTGTACATGCACCAAAATCAATTGATAGCGACAGTGGTTCATTTGCATATTTTTCTGGCTGGCTATTTATTTACGGCTGCCTTAATTTACCTCGATCCCATGCCGCACCCATTCAGCTTTGTTTATCGTTCCGTTGTGTGGATATTGGCACTAGCCGGCCACGGCATTTTGTCGAAATATATCTATGCCAATCCGCCGAATGGTGTTTCCAGGGCCGAGGCAGAGGCAGGCGGCATGCTGATGTATTACGGCGGAGATGCTATAGAGCTGCTGATCATCGTCATCCTCTGTGCTCAATGGTATAAAGTTACCCGCCCACGCATTGTGGCGTAA
- a CDS encoding DUF2243 domain-containing protein yields the protein MAIANGGQIDHTTAKNRVVYSSFNLWSGFLFGIGLVAFIDEAVFHQLLHWHHFYDKSTTDIGLVSDGLFHAFSWFATVASLFMYANLRRRKGLWPKRWLGGAFLGAGAFQLYDGLIHHKLMKLHQIRYDVDILIYDLIWNITAVILIAIGVFLLLRTRKTSKKIKAER from the coding sequence ATGGCCATTGCTAACGGCGGTCAAATTGACCATACTACTGCAAAAAACCGTGTAGTATACTCATCATTCAATTTATGGTCCGGATTTTTGTTCGGCATTGGTCTTGTCGCATTCATCGACGAAGCGGTCTTTCATCAACTTTTGCATTGGCATCATTTCTACGATAAATCCACAACCGATATCGGCTTAGTCTCGGATGGGCTGTTCCACGCATTCAGCTGGTTTGCGACAGTAGCCTCTCTTTTTATGTACGCCAATCTCCGGCGGCGAAAAGGCTTATGGCCCAAAAGGTGGCTTGGCGGTGCATTTTTAGGAGCTGGGGCCTTCCAGCTCTATGATGGGTTGATTCACCATAAATTGATGAAGCTGCATCAAATCCGTTACGATGTAGATATTCTGATTTACGATTTGATCTGGAATATTACGGCAGTCATCTTGATAGCAATAGGCGTCTTTCTATTGTTAAGGACGCGAAAGACGTCCAAAAAAATAAAAGCAGAGCGGTGA
- a CDS encoding DUF2294 domain-containing protein, with the protein MPKEKTIHTEIGSYISALLRDHFGKGPTSVYVAFARPFITVHLRGFLTPTEKVLLKQNEPNRVLKIRDLLMSDLISEIKLGLWKIGELDVKEVYADWNLDHKSGMIIAVLNEEVDQGTFEWPKEVDENAFQEELVKASVKAQKAPGTTEIYWLNDRIILAKRTEILVAVEKELIKNGFGEELRIAKRPLERKVLAEVQLEATLKRKIIETFVEWNFETDKAYTAFILEPKK; encoded by the coding sequence ATGCCAAAGGAAAAAACCATTCACACAGAAATCGGCTCTTACATCTCTGCCTTGTTGCGCGATCATTTTGGAAAAGGCCCTACTTCGGTTTATGTAGCTTTCGCACGGCCATTTATTACGGTCCATCTTCGAGGATTTTTAACGCCTACCGAAAAAGTCCTGTTGAAACAAAATGAGCCAAATCGCGTATTGAAAATCAGAGATTTATTGATGAGCGACTTGATTTCGGAAATCAAGCTTGGGCTATGGAAAATAGGGGAGCTTGATGTAAAAGAAGTGTATGCCGACTGGAATCTCGACCACAAAAGCGGGATGATTATTGCAGTTTTAAATGAAGAAGTAGATCAAGGAACTTTTGAATGGCCAAAAGAAGTGGATGAAAATGCATTTCAAGAGGAATTGGTCAAAGCCAGTGTGAAAGCGCAAAAAGCACCAGGAACCACAGAAATTTACTGGCTTAACGACCGGATTATTTTAGCTAAACGGACGGAAATACTGGTAGCAGTCGAAAAGGAATTGATTAAAAATGGATTTGGAGAAGAATTGAGAATAGCTAAACGCCCGCTCGAGCGAAAAGTTTTGGCTGAAGTCCAATTAGAGGCCACTTTAAAAAGGAAGATTATCGAAACATTTGTCGAATGGAATTTTGAAACGGATAAAGCCTATACGGCATTCATCCTTGAACCGAAAAAATAG
- a CDS encoding type IA DNA topoisomerase, with protein sequence MKPVIVAEKPSQAKAYADAFKTTKRDGYIEIAPNAIFPEGAYITWGIGHLVELKEPKAYDPKWGKWSLAALPILPTNYQFQVARGKAQQFGVIKKLIQQTDLVINACDVDREGSNIFYSIYYQTGAKGKTIKRLWINSLEVDEVRKGFQELRDNRQDLLLYEEAKARQISDWLVGMNGSRLYSLLLQAKGIREVFAIGRVQTPTVFLIYQREKEIEAFVPEPFYEIEGVFDAEKGRYKGKAKLKSKERKEAEELLAKHGISGKAEGTVASVKTTEKRTPPPQLHSLSTLQAAANRKWKYSPSKVLSVMQGLYEKKLVSYPRTDAQHITTSEFAYLANQVEAYQKLIGTSFPVASKAPKKRFVDNAKVQEHYAIIPTKTLPTARKLEGLARDERNLYEEVMRTTLAMFHKDYRYAETKVTTNVNGLDFFTTGKTELEQGWKELFPVARDAKQEPALPELREQEPVKSDVAVKEGMTTPPKPYTEGQLIAMMKTCGKFVDDVEDTEILKEIEGLGTEATRSGIIETIKRHEYISVTKNIVSITDKGRILCQAIEGNLLSSPSMTAKWETYLKKIGNGEGSSEVFLTTIGKFIQKLLDEVPAQMQKNGLPEQLAMPNSKEEIALCPACKKGMIISTKGYYSCTEYANGCKQSFPAVFLKKRLTAKQIEYLCTKGKTPVLKGFVSKNGKKFNAKLILEDGKLKMEF encoded by the coding sequence ATGAAACCAGTAATTGTGGCCGAGAAGCCAAGTCAGGCAAAAGCCTATGCGGACGCCTTTAAAACGACAAAGCGCGACGGTTATATAGAAATTGCCCCGAATGCTATTTTTCCGGAAGGGGCTTATATTACCTGGGGGATTGGCCATCTCGTGGAATTGAAGGAACCAAAAGCCTATGATCCAAAATGGGGCAAGTGGTCACTTGCCGCTTTGCCCATTTTGCCGACGAACTATCAATTTCAAGTGGCTCGGGGCAAAGCCCAGCAATTTGGCGTTATTAAAAAACTTATTCAACAAACCGATCTGGTCATAAACGCCTGTGACGTTGACCGTGAAGGTTCCAATATTTTTTACAGCATCTATTATCAAACAGGAGCAAAAGGAAAAACGATCAAACGCCTCTGGATCAATTCGCTTGAAGTGGATGAAGTCCGCAAAGGGTTTCAGGAACTGCGCGACAACCGGCAAGACCTTTTGCTTTACGAAGAAGCGAAAGCGAGGCAAATCAGCGACTGGCTGGTCGGTATGAATGGTTCGCGTTTGTATTCGCTATTGCTTCAGGCAAAAGGTATCCGGGAAGTTTTTGCCATCGGGCGCGTTCAGACGCCGACGGTTTTTCTGATTTATCAGCGGGAAAAAGAGATTGAGGCGTTTGTGCCGGAACCATTCTATGAAATCGAAGGAGTTTTCGATGCAGAAAAGGGCCGCTATAAAGGCAAAGCGAAATTAAAATCCAAAGAGCGGAAAGAAGCAGAGGAGCTATTAGCGAAACACGGCATTTCCGGAAAAGCGGAAGGCACTGTCGCTTCGGTGAAAACGACTGAAAAACGGACGCCGCCGCCTCAATTGCATTCACTGTCAACTTTGCAGGCAGCAGCCAACCGAAAGTGGAAATACAGCCCATCGAAAGTGTTGTCGGTCATGCAAGGGTTATATGAGAAAAAGCTTGTCAGCTACCCAAGAACAGATGCACAGCATATTACAACAAGTGAATTCGCGTATTTGGCAAACCAAGTGGAAGCTTATCAGAAATTGATCGGAACTTCTTTCCCCGTAGCTTCAAAAGCGCCGAAAAAGCGTTTTGTCGACAATGCGAAAGTGCAGGAGCATTACGCCATCATCCCGACGAAAACATTGCCTACAGCTAGGAAACTTGAGGGCTTGGCGCGTGATGAACGCAATCTGTATGAAGAAGTGATGCGGACTACACTGGCGATGTTCCACAAGGATTACCGCTATGCGGAAACGAAAGTGACAACCAATGTGAACGGCTTGGACTTTTTTACAACCGGCAAGACGGAGCTTGAACAAGGCTGGAAAGAATTGTTCCCCGTTGCCCGGGATGCCAAGCAAGAACCTGCGCTTCCGGAACTGCGGGAGCAAGAGCCGGTGAAAAGTGATGTAGCGGTTAAAGAAGGCATGACAACCCCACCGAAACCGTACACGGAAGGGCAACTGATCGCCATGATGAAAACCTGCGGGAAGTTCGTGGACGACGTGGAAGATACCGAAATCCTGAAAGAAATCGAAGGGCTCGGCACAGAGGCGACTCGAAGCGGCATCATCGAAACGATCAAACGGCATGAATACATTTCGGTGACTAAGAACATCGTCTCCATCACCGATAAAGGCCGGATTCTATGCCAAGCCATTGAAGGGAATTTATTGTCGAGTCCATCCATGACCGCTAAATGGGAAACCTATTTGAAGAAAATTGGCAATGGTGAAGGCTCATCGGAAGTGTTTCTTACAACAATCGGCAAGTTTATCCAAAAGCTGTTGGATGAAGTTCCGGCGCAGATGCAGAAGAATGGCCTGCCAGAACAGCTGGCAATGCCTAATTCAAAGGAAGAAATTGCGCTATGCCCTGCATGCAAGAAAGGCATGATCATCTCAACCAAAGGCTATTACAGCTGTACAGAATACGCCAATGGCTGCAAGCAGTCGTTTCCAGCGGTCTTTTTAAAGAAACGGCTTACAGCCAAACAAATCGAGTATTTATGCACAAAAGGAAAAACACCGGTATTGAAAGGCTTTGTCTCAAAAAACGGCAAGAAATTTAATGCTAAGCTGATATTGGAAGACGGAAAACTGAAAATGGAATTCTAA
- a CDS encoding TrkA C-terminal domain-containing protein has protein sequence MTEIEFIVIYLVIMALVIEIATMLFVTTGLKKQIARYQVISMLTATGFTTDEATLIIDHPIRRKISAAVILFGYFSLAVMISSIASLLSNDLRINWLIAVAGSLFVALLLLKSKGIKSFLTTKFEREMDEEYDLEDWSLKAALSLGENDKVALIDIEEDSKYLGQPAQELIMKDADLHLLFIRRGSVILRKSLFEVQLQAGDKVMIFGEKGHIEKDFEDMLSGDKK, from the coding sequence ATTGAAATTGCGACCATGCTTTTTGTCACAACCGGATTGAAGAAACAGATAGCGCGCTACCAAGTAATTTCTATGTTGACCGCCACAGGTTTTACAACCGATGAAGCTACATTGATCATCGATCACCCGATTCGAAGAAAAATCAGTGCCGCAGTGATTTTATTCGGTTATTTCTCTTTGGCAGTGATGATTTCGTCCATAGCGTCGCTTCTGTCCAACGATTTGCGGATAAATTGGCTAATCGCAGTAGCGGGTTCACTTTTTGTTGCCTTACTCCTTTTAAAAAGCAAAGGGATCAAAAGCTTTTTAACAACTAAATTTGAGCGCGAAATGGATGAGGAATATGACCTTGAAGATTGGTCGCTTAAAGCTGCCTTATCTTTAGGCGAGAATGATAAGGTGGCCCTAATTGACATTGAAGAGGATTCCAAATATTTGGGGCAGCCGGCCCAAGAACTGATTATGAAAGATGCCGACCTTCATTTGCTGTTCATTCGAAGAGGCAGTGTCATTTTACGGAAATCCTTATTCGAAGTCCAATTGCAGGCAGGCGATAAAGTCATGATTTTCGGGGAGAAAGGCCATATCGAGAAAGATTTTGAAGATATGCTGTCTGGTGATAAAAAATAA